A window from Akkermansia muciniphila encodes these proteins:
- the grpE gene encoding nucleotide exchange factor GrpE: MTNQDNPEDCISECIFESAEENIIIENSGMEGSSVPETAPEQKDQPESPQEMEPEEDSVSEVELRQEFTPESKTGSDAEVESSPESAPVAAPEEIASDTHSETSPELESSPEVAPDSSPQSVIEEPTPHQATADQTPILNILTTLQSQISSLQEEFNSKMRYDASKKEIIDRQYQELDAYRRETHEKLNKAIVMDLIAEIDGAERSAEHYSALEATPENYAKLRKLVLAHAEDLRDLLENNDIDSFRTEAGAAFNHKRHSVLKTVVTDDPSLAKTIQASLRWGFEKDGKVIRPEKVAVYVLATE; the protein is encoded by the coding sequence ATGACTAACCAGGATAATCCAGAAGACTGCATCAGCGAATGCATATTTGAATCAGCTGAAGAAAATATCATAATAGAAAATTCCGGTATGGAAGGTTCTTCCGTTCCGGAAACCGCTCCGGAGCAGAAGGATCAACCGGAATCTCCACAGGAAATGGAGCCGGAAGAAGACTCCGTCTCCGAAGTCGAGCTACGGCAGGAATTCACACCGGAGAGTAAAACCGGATCAGATGCTGAAGTGGAATCCTCACCAGAGTCTGCTCCTGTAGCCGCGCCGGAGGAAATTGCGTCAGATACTCATTCGGAGACAAGCCCAGAATTGGAATCCTCTCCGGAAGTTGCTCCGGATTCTTCTCCTCAGTCCGTCATTGAAGAGCCAACCCCTCACCAGGCGACAGCTGACCAGACTCCCATACTGAATATCCTGACCACCCTGCAATCGCAAATATCCAGCCTTCAGGAAGAGTTCAACAGCAAAATGCGCTATGATGCCTCCAAAAAGGAAATCATTGACAGGCAATATCAGGAACTCGATGCCTACCGCCGTGAAACACATGAAAAACTCAACAAGGCTATCGTGATGGATCTTATTGCTGAGATCGACGGCGCGGAACGAAGCGCCGAACATTACAGCGCTCTGGAAGCCACTCCGGAAAACTATGCCAAACTCAGGAAACTGGTCCTGGCCCATGCCGAAGACCTGCGCGACCTGCTCGAAAACAACGACATCGATTCCTTTCGTACCGAAGCAGGGGCCGCTTTCAATCACAAACGCCACAGCGTACTCAAGACCGTTGTGACCGACGATCCTTCCCTGGCCAAAACCATTCAGGCCTCTTTGCGCTGGGGATTCGAAAAAGACGGAAAAGTCATCCGCCCCGAAAAAGTAGCCGTCTACGTACTGGCAACGGAATAA
- a CDS encoding glycine zipper domain-containing protein, with the protein MNNKHYFKKSFVLLMEAGVLTFGLGSCANMSDTTKTYAQATGIGAAGGAGVGALAGQAIGGDTKSTVIGAAIGGSIGAIAGWFWGDYVVQQKKEYASVEEQIRHSNQVMDKLIAQTKSRNAELAQSIANLKKEKRNLASSDVKTKSQKMTREVDKRISILNEEVTLARKAADNASGNQKIALRGKISTLSHEINSLAKHKKALSTLSA; encoded by the coding sequence ATGAACAACAAACATTACTTTAAGAAATCATTCGTATTACTCATGGAAGCCGGCGTACTAACCTTCGGTCTGGGTTCCTGTGCCAACATGTCAGATACAACAAAGACGTATGCTCAGGCTACAGGAATAGGAGCAGCTGGCGGAGCTGGTGTGGGAGCTCTGGCAGGTCAGGCTATAGGAGGTGATACTAAATCTACTGTTATCGGAGCTGCCATTGGGGGGAGCATTGGCGCAATCGCCGGCTGGTTCTGGGGGGATTACGTTGTCCAGCAGAAAAAAGAATACGCCAGTGTAGAAGAACAGATCAGACACAGCAATCAGGTTATGGACAAGCTCATTGCACAGACGAAATCCAGAAACGCGGAATTGGCTCAGTCTATTGCCAATCTGAAAAAAGAAAAAAGGAATCTCGCCTCTTCCGACGTCAAAACAAAATCACAAAAAATGACGAGGGAAGTCGATAAGCGCATTTCTATTCTCAATGAAGAAGTAACCCTGGCGCGAAAAGCAGCCGATAATGCTTCCGGCAATCAAAAAATCGCTCTGCGAGGCAAGATCAGCACGCTCAGTCATGAAATCAATTCTCTGGCAAAACACAAGAAAGCTCTTTCTACCCTTTCTGCATAA
- a CDS encoding zinc ribbon domain-containing protein yields the protein MKKRNYFEILNLSLDPLETNVDNAMARLKQCTAEWSSAPQDDVLRKTWMEAVPEMEKVLSNPQSLQKQAEEALKNEQKRVKNFLQNAAVDGQISRAIFRNICNNVQLEIDSVSSLADELGIVISSQAVDKSCKALSVPPKPANSHPVHLISASRDIQKLKCCLEAAGKASIYEYLNCKNSLSPEQLLKINSDKSSEPNKGGSANNPVNTIKVEVTTIGAKYFKNEESKKRYDYAWRGQEICERVFAAFPNYVEGSPGTISPIYYTRLYDTLCAEGLDAADAQWLVYRRCCQGKDKVPFPWQEQFTECPKCKSRNEANSSRCSQCGELFRIMCPKCGKFIQASSSKCHCGTRFDAARKVYESLEKCGNNLKGSSEELDTAQKEIQGILRSFPDYVPARALLDELGKARTAKLLDTLEPPVIKSVRASGKELEIVWIKARHQGNELDRLPDANGTPINYMLRRKRNGIPVSPDDGEELGGSVSSPCTDKLAKPGVEYGYAVFAVVNKRILKSLAGGKGMVLPEADFHISMGDGSARLTWCALPAGWSAALIRKEGGEPKSINDGTRLPVDGGSNSFHDTGLTNGRQYGYLLVLYGSGHELNAHGSGTPQLPPPRLELDQWNYKCLGTDIRIHWELPSGADEVRWMVSDKVPITPGSIVTANRFKTVGETDKDAQVTILREINLCGKFLIPLVIKGDTALICTGRHGGLQNLRLRRNPGRIYLQWTWPEGCSEVTVAYGNKSFAENLDDLNANEIRTCKRNGSEQAHELIIPVMEDKDYYFSVFMQVGSTSSSSWSAPRNVYSPAPGGGNRVNCRIAKRGQGWVFEVKSKKGIPAMEVRCARRVFPLSRQDGKKALAVEASGQSRASVSIPDNMVATGNCFMPFVSEDSHYDLIFNRKSLSIE from the coding sequence ATGAAAAAAAGAAATTATTTTGAAATCCTGAATTTATCCCTTGATCCTCTGGAGACCAATGTTGACAACGCAATGGCCAGGCTCAAGCAATGCACTGCCGAGTGGAGTAGTGCCCCTCAGGATGATGTTTTGCGGAAGACATGGATGGAAGCCGTTCCCGAGATGGAAAAGGTTCTTTCAAATCCTCAATCTCTTCAAAAGCAGGCAGAAGAAGCCCTGAAGAATGAACAAAAACGGGTCAAAAATTTCCTGCAAAATGCCGCTGTCGACGGTCAGATTTCCAGGGCAATCTTCCGGAACATCTGCAATAATGTACAGCTGGAAATAGATTCGGTTTCCTCTCTTGCCGATGAACTGGGCATTGTCATCAGCAGTCAGGCGGTTGACAAATCATGTAAAGCTCTCAGTGTCCCTCCCAAACCGGCAAACAGTCATCCCGTACATCTGATTTCTGCGTCTCGTGATATTCAGAAATTGAAATGTTGCCTGGAAGCTGCGGGAAAAGCTAGTATTTATGAGTATCTGAATTGCAAGAATTCTCTTTCGCCCGAGCAACTGCTCAAAATCAATTCGGATAAGAGTAGTGAACCCAACAAGGGAGGATCCGCCAATAATCCGGTCAATACTATTAAGGTAGAGGTTACGACTATTGGCGCCAAATACTTCAAGAACGAAGAATCAAAGAAACGTTACGATTACGCATGGCGGGGGCAGGAAATTTGCGAACGTGTGTTTGCTGCCTTTCCAAACTATGTGGAGGGTTCACCCGGTACCATATCGCCCATATACTACACCAGGTTATACGATACCCTATGCGCCGAGGGGCTGGATGCCGCAGACGCGCAGTGGCTGGTATACCGCCGGTGTTGTCAGGGCAAGGACAAAGTCCCTTTTCCGTGGCAGGAACAATTTACGGAGTGCCCGAAGTGTAAGTCCAGAAATGAAGCCAACAGCAGCCGATGTTCTCAATGCGGTGAATTATTCCGTATCATGTGCCCGAAATGCGGAAAGTTCATTCAGGCCTCAAGCTCGAAATGTCATTGCGGTACTCGCTTTGATGCTGCCCGGAAAGTGTATGAAAGTCTGGAAAAATGCGGAAATAATCTCAAGGGAAGCAGTGAAGAACTAGATACGGCTCAGAAAGAAATACAAGGAATTCTGCGTTCCTTCCCGGATTATGTGCCGGCCCGTGCGCTTCTGGATGAACTGGGAAAAGCCAGAACAGCCAAATTGCTGGATACGCTGGAACCTCCGGTCATCAAGAGTGTGCGGGCATCAGGAAAAGAGCTGGAAATCGTCTGGATCAAGGCTCGCCATCAAGGAAATGAACTTGACCGCCTGCCGGATGCCAACGGTACTCCGATCAATTACATGCTGCGTCGCAAACGCAATGGGATTCCCGTTAGTCCGGATGATGGGGAAGAGCTTGGCGGCAGTGTGTCCTCCCCTTGTACGGACAAGCTGGCAAAACCTGGCGTGGAATATGGCTATGCCGTTTTTGCCGTAGTGAACAAGCGCATTCTAAAGAGCCTTGCGGGCGGCAAGGGCATGGTGCTGCCGGAGGCGGATTTCCATATTTCCATGGGGGATGGCAGCGCCCGGCTCACATGGTGCGCGTTACCGGCAGGATGGTCTGCCGCTCTCATCCGAAAAGAAGGGGGAGAACCTAAATCCATCAATGATGGCACACGCCTGCCGGTTGATGGAGGCAGTAACAGTTTTCATGATACCGGATTGACCAATGGCCGGCAGTACGGATATCTGCTGGTATTGTATGGCAGCGGACACGAATTAAACGCCCATGGTTCCGGTACGCCTCAACTTCCCCCGCCGAGACTGGAACTTGACCAGTGGAATTACAAATGTTTGGGAACAGATATCCGTATTCATTGGGAACTGCCTTCCGGCGCTGATGAAGTGCGCTGGATGGTTTCCGACAAAGTGCCGATTACCCCAGGCAGCATAGTAACAGCCAATCGTTTCAAAACAGTCGGAGAAACCGACAAGGATGCCCAGGTTACCATACTTCGAGAAATCAATCTCTGCGGGAAGTTCCTCATTCCTCTGGTGATCAAGGGTGATACTGCTCTCATATGTACGGGCCGGCACGGCGGATTGCAAAATCTTCGCCTGCGCAGAAATCCAGGCCGAATATACCTCCAATGGACCTGGCCGGAAGGCTGCAGTGAAGTGACCGTGGCCTATGGAAACAAATCATTTGCGGAAAATCTGGATGATTTGAATGCCAATGAGATACGTACTTGCAAACGCAACGGCTCCGAACAGGCACATGAGCTCATTATTCCCGTCATGGAAGACAAGGATTATTATTTTTCCGTTTTCATGCAAGTGGGGAGTACGTCCTCTTCAAGCTGGTCTGCCCCACGCAACGTGTATTCTCCCGCTCCGGGCGGAGGGAACAGGGTGAACTGCCGGATAGCTAAACGTGGTCAAGGGTGGGTATTTGAAGTAAAAAGCAAAAAAGGCATTCCTGCCATGGAGGTACGGTGCGCTCGTCGCGTATTTCCTCTTTCCAGACAGGATGGGAAGAAAGCTCTGGCAGTTGAAGCCTCCGGACAATCCCGGGCATCAGTCTCCATTCCGGATAACATGGTTGCAACCGGTAATTGCTTCATGCCCTTTGTATCTGAAGACTCACACTATGATTTGATTTTCAATCGCAAATCTCTTTCCATAGAATAA
- a CDS encoding Hsp70 family protein: MNRIAVGIDLGTTYSCVAYVGRDGRPQVLLNSEGERTTPSVVWFDDDRIVVGDEAKQEASMSPGEVCTFIKREMGSENYRFSCSKGSYRPEQVSACILRKLVNDASERLGQEIQDVVITCPAYFSHQEREATKAAGEIAGLNVLEILNEPTAAAMAYGLTQNHHAEERNILVYDLGGGTFDVTIINVSPKGLNVVCTDGNHHLGGKNWDEVMQGMLVDRLQMSSESAIDLLSDPAASQDMQLLAEKAKKTLTSRTEAQVSYKFEGEKLYAHITREEFDSETESLLQSTISGTKRALDIARGKGVNRIDEIILVGGSTYMPQVSVAVERELGITPISYDPDESVAKGAAISALAHLMREQIGDGFTLETDDTGEFTLETEGKLQELADDSGFTLEAVSNILTPCSNVCSRSFGQILLRYSDKVSRIYNLIYRNTNLPVEANMPSYTIEDNQSTVHIQVVDNLVEYPATPEEERKLNREGIDPNDARLIWEGNLPIQPGLPAESPIETVFKLDESGLLTIFSRDPASGQEIKGEVQTACTIPAEQLNAMRKELERVTIE; this comes from the coding sequence ATGAACAGGATAGCCGTGGGAATTGATCTGGGCACAACATACAGCTGTGTGGCATATGTGGGCAGGGATGGCCGACCCCAGGTTTTGCTGAACAGTGAAGGCGAACGCACGACGCCTTCCGTTGTCTGGTTCGATGACGATCGAATTGTCGTAGGCGATGAAGCCAAGCAGGAGGCTTCCATGAGTCCCGGCGAAGTGTGTACCTTCATTAAACGCGAAATGGGTTCGGAGAACTACCGCTTTTCCTGTTCAAAGGGTTCTTACAGGCCGGAGCAGGTCTCGGCCTGCATTCTGCGTAAACTGGTGAATGATGCGTCCGAGCGTCTGGGTCAGGAAATTCAGGATGTGGTTATTACCTGTCCGGCCTACTTTTCCCATCAGGAGCGCGAAGCCACCAAGGCGGCCGGGGAGATTGCCGGCCTCAATGTTCTGGAAATACTCAATGAGCCCACTGCCGCCGCCATGGCCTATGGACTCACCCAAAACCACCATGCCGAAGAACGCAATATTCTGGTCTACGATTTGGGTGGAGGAACCTTCGACGTGACCATTATTAATGTTTCCCCCAAGGGACTGAATGTAGTCTGTACCGATGGCAATCATCACTTGGGTGGAAAAAACTGGGATGAAGTCATGCAAGGAATGCTGGTGGACCGTTTGCAGATGTCGTCGGAAAGCGCAATCGACCTCTTGTCTGACCCTGCCGCCAGTCAGGATATGCAGTTATTAGCTGAAAAGGCCAAGAAAACACTTACATCTCGTACAGAGGCACAGGTTTCCTATAAATTCGAAGGCGAAAAACTGTACGCCCACATCACACGTGAAGAATTTGATTCAGAGACGGAATCCCTTCTTCAAAGTACAATCAGTGGAACGAAACGCGCCCTGGATATTGCCCGGGGAAAGGGAGTAAACAGAATCGATGAAATCATTCTGGTGGGAGGCAGTACCTACATGCCTCAGGTTTCCGTTGCAGTTGAAAGAGAATTGGGGATTACTCCCATTTCCTATGATCCGGACGAATCGGTAGCCAAGGGTGCAGCTATCTCCGCACTGGCTCATCTGATGCGCGAACAGATTGGAGATGGATTCACTCTGGAAACAGACGATACCGGTGAATTTACGCTGGAAACGGAAGGGAAGCTTCAGGAGTTGGCGGATGACAGCGGATTTACCCTGGAAGCGGTCAGCAACATACTGACTCCATGTTCCAATGTATGCAGCCGCAGCTTCGGTCAAATTTTACTCCGTTACTCCGATAAGGTGTCGCGTATTTATAACCTCATTTACCGGAATACCAACCTGCCTGTCGAAGCAAACATGCCCAGTTATACTATTGAAGACAATCAAAGTACCGTACATATACAAGTAGTGGATAATCTGGTTGAATATCCAGCCACACCCGAAGAAGAGAGAAAACTCAATAGAGAAGGAATTGATCCCAACGACGCTCGTCTCATCTGGGAAGGAAATCTGCCTATTCAACCGGGACTCCCGGCTGAGTCTCCCATAGAAACCGTTTTCAAGCTGGATGAAAGCGGGCTGCTCACCATCTTCTCACGGGATCCTGCCTCCGGTCAGGAAATCAAAGGAGAAGTTCAGACGGCTTGTACAATTCCGGCGGAACAACTGAACGCCATGCGGAAAGAGTTGGAGCGAGTTACCATCGAATAA
- a CDS encoding type IV secretory system conjugative DNA transfer family protein: protein MANKNTDCYGSARWANAHDLAEEGLFTFPNFQHSPDCFINSRIRRDFVEREPANRCMVLGRLVNPEKLVSGIRQGYEASMGSLMSGLFSLISNGHENQLLGWSGDGHIITVAPTRSGKGVGLVVPNLLHYPGSVLVIDPKGENYAITADFRRKMFRQEIICLDPFHVMTEETDSINPLDSLVDYRKPTSTYLTQNPELGDIAANIADAIIVRDAGAKDPHWDDKARTLLRGLILAVICGKGPHRLRHLSEVRELLAQPFHVIGNFILDAMCQDKVAVGGLLSRAGNEILSTGNEELKSIISNALKHTEFLDSGLACKSLGDMNDGGIGTYDLADLKNIGGVSIYMIIPPQHLVRYSRLIRLWVTMAMSAMTRCSRKPVDGCPVLFMLDEMAQLGSLPMMKQAVSLLAGYGMSIWMVWQDLSQLKALYEHDWPTFLANAKIQQFFGINDHETAKYISEMLGAATITCKSVSHSQSGKFTEFVKNKSESESFSEITRKLLNPDEVRRLNREAVLTFVQGIPPILAERLTYYSDHMFSGKASSNPYFSNNFTRK from the coding sequence ATGGCCAATAAAAATACAGACTGTTACGGGAGCGCCCGATGGGCGAATGCTCACGATTTGGCAGAGGAAGGCCTGTTTACTTTCCCCAATTTCCAACACTCGCCGGATTGTTTTATCAACAGCCGAATTCGACGGGACTTTGTGGAACGGGAACCGGCTAATCGTTGCATGGTGCTGGGACGTCTGGTCAATCCGGAAAAACTGGTATCCGGCATACGTCAGGGCTATGAGGCTTCCATGGGTTCACTGATGTCCGGTTTGTTCAGCCTGATCAGCAATGGACATGAAAATCAGCTTTTGGGGTGGTCAGGTGATGGTCATATCATTACAGTGGCTCCTACACGTTCCGGCAAGGGCGTAGGTCTGGTAGTTCCGAATCTGTTGCACTATCCCGGCTCTGTACTGGTCATTGACCCGAAAGGGGAAAATTACGCCATTACGGCTGACTTCCGCCGCAAAATGTTCCGTCAGGAAATCATTTGTCTGGATCCTTTCCATGTGATGACGGAAGAAACGGACAGCATTAACCCGCTTGACAGCCTTGTCGACTATCGGAAACCAACGTCTACCTATCTCACCCAAAATCCGGAATTGGGCGATATCGCCGCCAATATTGCCGATGCCATCATTGTGCGCGATGCCGGCGCCAAGGATCCGCACTGGGATGATAAGGCCCGTACCCTGCTCAGAGGACTTATTCTTGCCGTTATCTGTGGGAAAGGTCCGCACCGCTTGCGTCATCTGTCCGAAGTACGGGAGTTACTGGCTCAACCTTTCCACGTCATTGGGAATTTCATTCTGGATGCCATGTGCCAGGATAAGGTTGCTGTAGGAGGGTTGCTGAGCCGTGCGGGCAATGAAATCCTCTCCACCGGCAATGAAGAATTAAAGAGCATCATATCCAATGCCCTCAAGCACACGGAATTCCTGGATTCGGGGCTGGCCTGCAAATCTCTGGGGGATATGAATGACGGTGGTATCGGTACGTATGACCTAGCCGATCTCAAAAACATAGGAGGGGTTTCCATTTATATGATTATTCCTCCGCAGCATCTGGTACGCTATTCGCGCCTTATTCGTCTGTGGGTCACGATGGCCATGTCCGCCATGACCAGGTGCAGCCGGAAACCGGTAGACGGATGTCCTGTTCTCTTCATGCTGGACGAAATGGCCCAGCTGGGTTCTTTGCCCATGATGAAGCAAGCGGTGAGTCTGCTGGCCGGATACGGCATGAGTATCTGGATGGTATGGCAGGATCTTTCCCAGCTTAAAGCACTGTATGAACACGACTGGCCTACCTTTCTGGCAAATGCCAAGATTCAGCAGTTTTTCGGTATTAACGATCACGAAACGGCCAAGTATATCTCCGAAATGCTGGGGGCGGCCACCATAACCTGCAAATCCGTTTCTCACAGTCAAAGCGGCAAGTTTACGGAATTTGTCAAAAATAAGAGTGAAAGCGAATCATTTTCGGAAATTACACGAAAACTTCTCAATCCAGACGAAGTTCGTCGTCTGAATCGCGAAGCTGTGCTCACTTTCGTCCAGGGTATTCCTCCCATTCTGGCGGAACGCCTTACTTATTACAGCGATCACATGTTCTCTGGAAAAGCTTCCTCCAACCCCTATTTTAGCAACAATTTCACAAGAAAATAA
- a CDS encoding tyrosine-type recombinase/integrase: MNEELTENLIAKELLKKVDLTQCDLARLILEAIENLGNLARGLNRVELIVLLRNTLQKGVSVVKSATHTVTLEVAAWASVDARKDLRPSSKRDLRHFVRRILRVEGVAQLPLRSMTPIQCKKILETAFGSSPSSYTKGRVILHSIFTYGIRQEWCDVNPVIRIEVPKIKERYIEPLSLKDVEKLKEATTRPEFRNMRFSLNLMLYAGIRPTEVSRLQKTDFQWDERLVIVRSTISKTGGGRAVPLRGIHNIRKKDRYIPRNWKRKWKALRRVAGFQSNWVPDICRHTFASYHAAYFRNLSELQMEMGHRDTSLLRSRYMAPVLRKDAAAFWREAK, translated from the coding sequence ATGAATGAAGAACTCACTGAAAATCTCATTGCAAAAGAATTACTGAAGAAGGTCGACCTTACACAGTGCGATTTGGCTCGTCTTATACTAGAAGCTATTGAAAATCTGGGGAATTTGGCTCGGGGGCTCAACCGGGTAGAACTGATTGTTCTTCTGCGCAACACGTTGCAAAAAGGAGTGTCCGTTGTAAAATCTGCCACTCATACAGTCACTTTGGAAGTAGCAGCCTGGGCAAGTGTCGATGCCCGGAAGGATTTGAGGCCGTCATCGAAAAGAGACTTGCGCCATTTCGTTCGTCGGATTCTACGTGTCGAGGGTGTTGCCCAATTGCCTTTGCGTTCCATGACTCCTATTCAATGCAAGAAAATTTTAGAGACGGCATTCGGTTCAAGTCCAAGCAGTTATACGAAGGGTCGCGTCATTCTTCACAGCATATTTACTTACGGCATTCGCCAGGAATGGTGTGATGTAAACCCGGTAATCCGCATTGAAGTGCCCAAGATAAAAGAAAGGTACATTGAGCCGCTTTCCCTGAAGGATGTGGAAAAACTGAAGGAAGCAACTACACGCCCCGAATTCAGGAATATGCGTTTTTCCTTGAATTTGATGCTTTACGCCGGAATCAGGCCGACTGAGGTAAGCCGTTTGCAGAAAACTGACTTCCAGTGGGATGAGCGTCTGGTAATCGTGCGGTCTACCATCAGTAAGACTGGCGGCGGCAGAGCCGTACCTCTAAGAGGGATTCACAATATCAGGAAGAAAGACCGCTATATTCCTCGAAATTGGAAACGCAAATGGAAAGCTTTGCGCAGAGTTGCCGGTTTCCAGAGTAACTGGGTGCCCGATATTTGTCGCCACACGTTTGCAAGTTATCACGCTGCTTATTTCCGAAACCTGTCGGAGTTACAGATGGAAATGGGACACCGTGACACCTCACTATTGAGGAGCCGCTATATGGCTCCTGTTCTGCGAAAAGATGCTGCTGCGTTCTGGCGAGAAGCTAAATAG
- a CDS encoding Hsp70 family protein produces the protein MSENTKIKVYGIDLGTTYSAISHVGDSGNVEIINNPDGGSITASAVFFEDGGIVVGEGAKESAYTDPDNFVHLIKREMGTTWRKTFLDKEHSPESISSLILKYMVKGAEMSGHEVKDVVITCPAYFNEAERMATKAAGELAKLNVLAVVDEPIAAAISYGMGITGNDQGETQETRQIIVYDLGGGTFDVTVVEISPKGVKVICSDGDHKLGGADWDAALRDLLLEKLLIENPEAGDLMADPETRAALITTVEKTKMSLSQKETATARITCCDGSKSKVSVTREEFNEATQPLLNRTIEFTDAMIAMAREKTGVEKIDEFLLVGGSTYMPQVMEMVNSRYKDTLRVEPKLYEPNHAVSKGAALYGNNKAIRDLYEKVLKDLKEKNPDTPTGKLEDEANKKVADEFSLAPETIETAVNTEMITVASKSIGIRVKNKEGKFVCYNLIEKQNEVPCNNTQTFPVSAANAATLPLIVYSNNIVGKQADLDCCLELGKATMELTPGLPAGAPIEVTFALDPEGRLELTARDVTNDKKIVVPFQVEGVLSEEERKKLEEVVADLEMVD, from the coding sequence ATGAGCGAAAACACTAAAATCAAAGTATACGGTATCGATCTGGGTACCACGTATTCCGCCATTTCCCATGTGGGCGACAGCGGCAATGTTGAAATCATCAATAACCCGGACGGCGGTTCCATTACAGCTTCCGCCGTCTTCTTTGAAGATGGCGGTATTGTCGTCGGGGAAGGTGCCAAGGAATCCGCCTATACCGATCCGGATAACTTTGTCCACCTGATCAAGCGTGAAATGGGAACAACCTGGCGTAAAACTTTCCTGGATAAGGAACATTCTCCCGAATCCATTTCTTCCCTCATTCTTAAATACATGGTGAAAGGCGCTGAAATGAGCGGCCACGAAGTAAAGGATGTCGTCATCACGTGCCCTGCCTATTTCAATGAAGCCGAACGCATGGCCACGAAAGCAGCCGGCGAACTGGCAAAACTCAATGTACTGGCCGTTGTGGACGAGCCCATTGCCGCAGCTATTTCCTACGGAATGGGGATAACCGGAAACGATCAGGGAGAAACACAGGAGACAAGGCAGATCATCGTCTATGACCTGGGCGGCGGTACGTTCGACGTGACCGTCGTGGAGATTTCTCCCAAGGGAGTAAAGGTCATTTGCTCCGATGGAGATCACAAGCTGGGGGGGGCTGACTGGGATGCCGCTCTGCGTGACCTGTTGCTTGAAAAGCTTCTCATAGAAAACCCCGAGGCAGGTGACCTGATGGCCGACCCGGAAACCAGGGCTGCCTTGATCACGACAGTGGAAAAGACAAAAATGAGTCTCAGCCAGAAAGAAACAGCTACTGCCCGCATTACCTGCTGCGACGGCAGCAAGAGCAAGGTGAGTGTGACTCGGGAGGAATTCAATGAAGCGACTCAGCCTCTGCTTAACCGTACGATAGAATTCACGGATGCCATGATTGCCATGGCTCGTGAAAAAACAGGTGTGGAAAAAATAGATGAATTCCTGCTGGTCGGCGGTTCTACCTATATGCCGCAGGTGATGGAGATGGTTAATAGCCGCTACAAGGACACTTTGAGGGTAGAGCCCAAACTGTATGAGCCCAACCATGCTGTTTCCAAGGGCGCTGCCCTCTATGGGAATAATAAGGCTATCAGGGATCTTTATGAAAAGGTTCTTAAAGATCTGAAGGAAAAAAATCCCGATACCCCGACAGGAAAACTCGAAGACGAGGCAAATAAGAAAGTTGCAGACGAATTTTCGTTGGCACCTGAAACGATTGAAACTGCGGTTAACACCGAGATGATTACGGTGGCTTCCAAAAGTATCGGTATTCGGGTGAAGAACAAGGAAGGTAAATTTGTCTGTTACAACCTGATCGAAAAACAGAATGAAGTTCCTTGTAACAATACTCAAACTTTCCCTGTTTCTGCCGCTAATGCAGCCACTCTGCCTCTCATCGTCTATTCCAATAACATTGTGGGAAAACAGGCGGATCTGGACTGTTGCCTGGAACTTGGTAAAGCAACCATGGAATTGACTCCCGGCTTGCCCGCAGGGGCTCCTATTGAAGTAACATTCGCGCTGGATCCTGAAGGCCGGCTCGAATTGACTGCCCGGGATGTTACTAATGACAAGAAAATTGTTGTGCCCTTCCAGGTAGAAGGAGTCCTCAGTGAAGAAGAACGGAAAAAGCTGGAGGAAGTTGTAGCCGATCTGGAGATGGTCGATTAA